The following are encoded together in the Balearica regulorum gibbericeps isolate bBalReg1 chromosome 31, bBalReg1.pri, whole genome shotgun sequence genome:
- the LOC142598828 gene encoding olfactory receptor 14C36-like gives MSNSSSITEFLLLAFADTRELQLLHFWLFLGISLAALLGNGLIITAIACHHHLHTPMYFFLLNLSLLDLGSISTTVPKSMANSLWDTRAISYTGCAAQVYFFFFFISAEFSLLTVMSYDRYVAICQPLHYGTLLGSRACVHMAAAAWGSGFLHAVLHMAKTFSIPLCRGNALDQFFCEISQILKLSCSDSYLREVGLLILSCFLSLGCFVFIVVSYVEIFRAVLRIPSEQGRHKAFSTCLPHLAVVSLLVSTAMFAYLKPPSISSPSLDLVGAVLYSVVPPAVNPLIYSMRNQEIKVAVWKLMTRFFLEVLYCPSFSVYHL, from the coding sequence atgtccaacagcagctccatcactgagttcctcctcctggcattcGCAGACACacgggagctgcagctcttgcacttctggctcttcctgggcatctccctggctgctctcctgggcaatggcctcatcatcactgccatcgcctgccaccaccacctccacacccccatgtacttcttcctcctcaacctctccctcctcgacctgggctccatctccaccactGTGCCCAAATCCATGGCCAATTCTCTCTGGGACACCAGGGCCATCTCCTACACAGGATGTGCTGCACaggtctatttttttttcttctttatatcaGCAGAGTTTTCCCTCCTCACTGTCATGTCCTATGACCGctacgttgccatctgccaacccctgcactacgggaccctcctgggcagcagagcttgtgtccacatggcagcagctgcctggggcagtgggtttctccatgctgtgctgcacatGGCCAAGACATTTTCTATACCACTTTGCCGGGGTAATGCCCTGgaccagttcttctgtgaaatttcccagatcctcaagctctcctgctcagacTCCTACCTCAGGGAAGTTGGGCTTCTTATATTAAGCTGTTTTTTATCATTgggatgttttgttttcattgtggtGTCCTACGTGGAGatcttcagggccgtgctgaggatcccctctgagcagggacggcacaaagccttttccacgtgcctccctcacctggccgtGGTCTCCCTGCTTGTCAGCACTGCCATGTTTGCCTACCTGAagcccccctccatctcctccccatccctggacctGGTGGGGGCAGTTCTGTACTCggtggtgcctccagcagtgaaccccctcatctacagcatgaggaaccaggagATCAAGGTTGCAGTTTGGAAATTGatgactagattttttttagaagtattaTACTGCCcatctttttctgtatatcaCTTGTAA
- the LOC104642713 gene encoding olfactory receptor 9G19-like — MAEGERDNGTASMDFVLLGIRDVPMLQNLLFLLLLMIYSVTMIGNILIVVLVVADRHLHTPMYFFLGNLSSLETCYNSTILPRLLASFLIGDSSISAHGCMAQFYFFASFATAECYLLAAMSYDRYLAICQPLLYASLMTWKVSLYLAAASWLWGSLLLVVVTVFLSQLQFCGPKVIDHFFCEFTPLLELACSDIKVFTLIGFVFAFLDLIFPFLYTLSSYVCIIAAILRIPSSTGRQKAFSTCSSHLTVVTVYYGTLVVVYMLPRTGPLRQLNKVFSFFYTILTPLVNPLIYSLRNREVKEAIRKVLRKALACTQSSCSLGDTRQKMLLAPLEALDTSWLFQSARH, encoded by the coding sequence ATGGCCGAAGGGGAAAGGGACAATGGGACAGCATCCATGGATTTTGTGCTGCTGGGAATACGTGATGTCCCCATGCTCCAGAAcctgctctttctcctcttgctcATGATCTACTCAGTCACCATGATTGGGAACATCCTCATTGTTGTGCTGGTGGTGGCAGACCGGCATCTgcacacccccatgtacttcttcctggGCAATCTGTCCTCCTTGGAGACCTGCTACAACTCCACCATCCTGCCACGGTTGCTGGCCAGCTTCTTGATCGGGgacagcagcatctctgctcaCGGCTGCATGGCTCAGTTCTActtctttgcttcctttgcaACTGCTGAGTGTTACCTTCTGGCGGCCATGTCCTACGATCGGTACTTGGCCATATGCCAGCCTCTGCTCTATGCCAGCCTCATGACCTGGAAGGTCTCTTTATACCTGGCAGCTGCATCTTGGCTATGGGGTTCACTGCTGCTGGTGGTAGTCACAGTGTTCTTATCCCAGCTGCAGTTCTGTGGCCCCAAGGTGATTGACCACTTCTTCTGTGAATTTACTCCATTGCTGGAGCTTGCCTGCAGTGACATCAAGGTGTTCACGCTCATTGGGTTTGTCTTTGCCTTTCTGGACCTAATATTTCCATTCCTGTACACACTGTCCTCCTACGTGTGCATCATAGCTGCCATCCTTAGGATCCCATCCAGCACGGGCAGACAGAAGGCCTTCTCTACCTGCTCCTCTCACCTCACTGTTGTCACTGTTTACTATGGCACCCTCGTTGTTGTCTACATGCTGCCTAGAACAGGCCCGCTGAGGCAGCTCAACAAAGTGTTCTCCTTTTTCTACACCATCCTGACGCCCCTGGTCAATCCCCTCATCTACAGCCTGCGGAACAGGGAGGTCAAGGAGGCCATCAGGAAAGTGCTCAGGAAAGCCCTGGCCTGCACCCAGAGCTCATGCTCCCTGGGTGACACAAGGCAAAAGATGCTTCTAGCTCCTTTGGAAGCTCTGGATACCAGCTGGCTCTTCCAAAGCGCACGCCACTGA